Within Gilvibacter sp. SZ-19, the genomic segment CCGTAATTGACAGTGGCGTTTTGAACGTACAAGGGGGGACCAACAGCGGAGACACTATCCGAATTACAATTGTTGGTTATGACGGCCCTGGAACCTACACCTCAGGAGACAATGCTACCAATCCGAACTTAATGGGATATTTTACCGTATCTCCAGTGGCCGGATGGTTGAACAATGGAGTAACATCTTTGGTAGACGGTGTGGGGGCCGGAACCGTGGAGGTTACTTCTGATGCCGATGGCGTGGTAGAAGGTACCTTTTCCTTTAAGGGATATAATGCAGAGGACATGACCATGAAAACTATTACAGAAGGTCAATTCAAAGCGATCGTAGACTAAGCGAATCTCTATGTTGAGGTTTTTATGTGGAAAGTCGGGATACCCAGTGTGTCTCGGCTTTTTGCTTTTTGCATCTTAACTGTTTGATTGTCAGAATACGGCAATTGCCCTATTGAATCGCTAGGGCAATTATTTCACTTTTGAATAACACTAAAAACTAATCAAATTATGAGACCAACAGCTTCACTTTTAACCGCGATCCTATTCTTTTTGTGTGCTGTCACAACTGGATGGGCTCAGAAGGCGGAGACCCCGGATTGGCAATACGATACCGGAGCCAAGATCAACGAGATGACCATAACACAGGGTGGAACCGTAGTTGTCGCTACCAATGACGGCTTGGTTGGAATTAAACCTGGTTCAAACGACCTACTCTTCAACTTCACCGATTACGGACGTGTGAAACCAGAAGAGTTGACCTTTATTCCTAATGCGCCCTATGTAGTGGTTGGGCAAACGGGCTTTGGTGCCATGACCACCAAAAAAGCAGTTATTGATTATATGTCTGGGAAGACCTTGTTCAGCACCGAAAACAACGGTTGGAAACTGGTTTGGACCT encodes:
- a CDS encoding DUF6252 family protein → MNTLKVLSRYAFIFMALLVTACDKDDDSSGGGDDPAASGDEFVTAKVDGANFAAAQDPAVIVGAVIDSGVLNVQGGTNSGDTIRITIVGYDGPGTYTSGDNATNPNLMGYFTVSPVAGWLNNGVTSLVDGVGAGTVEVTSDADGVVEGTFSFKGYNAEDMTMKTITEGQFKAIVD